A stretch of the Xiphias gladius isolate SHS-SW01 ecotype Sanya breed wild chromosome 21, ASM1685928v1, whole genome shotgun sequence genome encodes the following:
- the slc2a1b gene encoding solute carrier family 2, facilitated glucose transporter member 1 codes for MDSGKQITFPLLMSVGAAVIGSLQFGYNTGVINAPQKIIEAFINDTWLHRYEEPITKNSLKAIWSVAVSIFSVGGIVGSFSVGLFVNSLGRKNSMLMANILAFIAAALMGFSKMAKSWEMLIIGRFVVGLYSGLSTGFVPMYVGEVSPTALRGALGTLHQLGIVIGILVAQVFGLDSIMGNDSLWPLLLGFIFIPAVMQCVLLPLCPESPRFLLINRNEENKAKSVLKKLRGTTDVSADMQEMKEESRQMMREKKVTIKELLQSPLYRQPLMVAIILQLSQQLSGINAVFYYSTLIFEKSGVEQPVYATIGAGVVNTAFTVVSLFVVERAGRRSLHLLGLLGMAGSAILMTIALALLEQLKWMSYLSIVAIFAFVAFFEIGPGPIPWFIVAELFSQGPRPSAIAVAGLSNWTANFVVGMGFQYVQEVCGPYVFVIFTVLLLLFFVFTYFKVPETKGRTFDEITAGFRQTAAVGGEKHSPEELNSLGADSQL; via the exons CAAATAACGTTCCCGTTGTTGATGAGTGTCGGAGCAGCTGTGATCGGCTCTCTGCAGTTTGGCTACAACACTGGTGTCATCAATGCCCCTCAAAAG atCATCGAGGCCTTCATCAATGACACATGGTTACACCGCTATGAGGAGCCTATCACCAAGAACTCCCTAAAAGCCATCTGGTCCGTCGCTGTCTCCATTTTCTCTGTCGGTGGCATCGTAGGCTCCTTCTCAGTCGGACTCTTTGTCAACAGCTTAGGAAG GAAGAACTCTATGCTCATGGCTAATATCCTGGCCTTCATCGCGGCTGCTCTGATGGGCTTTTCGAAGATGGCGAAATCCTGGGAAATGCTGATCATTGGCCGGTTTGTGGTTGGCCTCTACTCCGGCCTCTCCACAGGCTTCGTGCCCATGTATGTGGGTGAGGTTTCCCCAACAGCTCTACGAGGAGCCCTGGGAACCCTGCACCAGCTGGGCATTGTCATCGGCATCCTCGTTGCACAG GTGTTTGGACTTGACTCCATCATGGGCAACGACAGCCTGTGGCCGCTCCTCTTGGGGTTCATCTTCATCCCAGCTGTGATGCAGTGCGTCCTGTTGCCTCTGTGCCCCGAGAGCCCCCGTTTCCTGCTCATCAACAGGAATGAAGAGAACAAGGCCAAGTCTG TGCTCAAGAAGCTCCGAGGCACTACAGATGTGAGTGCTGACATGcaggagatgaaggaggagagCCGGCAGAtgatgagggagaaaaaggtGACCATCAAGGAGCTCCTCCAGTCGCCCCTCTACCGCCAGCCCCTCATGGTCGCTATCATCCTGCAGCTCTCCCAGCAGCTGTCTGGCATCAATGCT GTGTTCTATTACTCCACTCTGATCTTTGAGAAATCCGGGGTTGAGCAGCCCGTCTATGCCACCATTGGAGCTGGTGTCGTTAACACTGCTTTTACTGTTGTGTCG CTGTTTGTCGTAGAACGCGCTGGACGTAGGTCTTTGCACCTCCTGGGGCTGCTGGGAATGGCCGGATCTGCCATCCTGATGACTATCGCCTTGGCTCTGCTG GAACAGCTCAAGTGGATGTCGTACTTGAGCATCGTGGCCATTTTCGCCTTCGTGGCGTTCTTCGAGATCGGACCAGGTCCCATCCCCTGGTTCATTGTGGCAGAGTTGTTCTCGCAGGGACCCAGGCCTTCAGCCATCGCTGTAGCTGGTTTGTCCAACTGGACTGCCAACTTTGTAGTGGGAATGGGCTTCCAGTATGTACAG GAAGTGTGTGGCCCCTACGTGTTTGTCATcttcactgtgctgctgctcttgTTCTTCGTCTTCACGTACTTCAAAGTGCCGGAGACCAAGGGCCGGACGTTTGACGAGATCACGGCCGGCTTCCGCCAGACAGCCGCCGTTGGGGGAGAAAAGCACTCGCCGGAGGAGCTCAACAGCCTGGGAGCTGATTCTCAGCTCTGA